In the genome of Dermacentor andersoni chromosome 3, qqDerAnde1_hic_scaffold, whole genome shotgun sequence, one region contains:
- the LOC126516807 gene encoding carbonic anhydrase-like, producing MTRLFHVDSARTALGWTYQLVVTVPDEPVDTPPYNEIVTPFTMCAQALDYNIMPAAQARGRRQSWSWPEFQCVEHNSCGGAQQSPVNIETLSVVQDIGMKPLQFYAHDVPLRNFTVHNDGLSLTLRPSPADKTKRTVRGGHLQGTFEFRHALFHWGSTSSQGSEHRLDGTAYPMEAQLVYTNEKYANVDEPDQTDRIAIISTLYQLTFVNFDSVRAMRGVLDALESEAPSRRRRRSLRRLLPWMVRRLTGSGSSAAKGASFPLTLNSLMPPADLQEFYTYRGSLTTPPCTESVRWTVFRKNAFISEALLHRLRRLRGHTKSSFLSDNFRPPQRLHGRKIISSFRPF from the exons ATGACCCG GCTCTTCCATGTGGACAGTGCTAGGACAGCGCTTGGTTGGACTTACCAGTTGGTGGTAACTGTTCCAGACGAACCGGTCGACACGCCACCTTATAACGAGATTGTCACACCGTTTACGATGTGCGCCCAGGCACTAGATTACAATATTATGCCAGCAGCCCAGGCCAGAGGGCGAAGAC AGTCGTGGTCGTGGCCCGAGTTCCAATGCGTCGAGCACAACTCGTGCGGCGGGGCGCAGCAGTCTCCAGTGAACATCGAGACGCTGAGCGTGGTGCAGGACATCGGCATGAAGCCGCTCCAGTTCTACGCCCACGACGTCCCGCTCCGCAACTTCACGGTGCACAACGACGGCCTGTCAC TGACCCTCCGGCCTTCGCCAGCGGACAAGACCAAGAGGACAGTGCGGGGCGGTCATCTGCAGGGCACCTTCGAGTTCAGGCATGCGCTGTTTCACTGGGGTTCCACCTCATCGCAGGGCTCCGAACACCGCCTCGACGGCACCGCATACCCCATGGAG GCACAGCTGGTGTACACAAACGAGAAGTACGCCAACGTAGATGAGCCGGACCAGACGGACAGGATTGCCATTATCTCAACGCTCTATcag CTGACGTTCGTGAACTTCGATTCGGTGAGGGCGATGCGCGGCGTGCTGGACGCGCTCGAGTCCGAGGCGCCGTCCCGGCGACGCCGCCGTTCGCTCCGCCGCTTGCTTCCGTGGATGGTGCGCCGGCTGACGGGCTCCGGGTCCAGCGCGGCCAAGGGTGCGTCGTTCCCGCTGACGCTGAACAGCCTGATGCCTCCAGCGGACCTGCAGGAGTTCTACACTTACCGCGGCTCGCTAACCACTCCCCCCTGCACGGAGTCCGTGCGTTGGACTGTATTCAGAAAGAATGCGTTCATCTCCGAGGCGCTG CTGCACCGTCTGCGCAGACTTCGCGGGCACACCAAGAGCAGCTTTCTCTCGGACAACTTCCGACCGCCGCAGAGGCTGCACGGTCGCAAGATCATCTCTTCCTTTCGTCCCTTCTGA
- the LOC126516789 gene encoding innexin shaking-B-like: MLHFLGNLRKLFRARKVNTDGNVFRLHTVVTVAILMAFGTILTTREYVGTPMDCHCPTVPKSVVDSFCWVESTFSFRPLFNASYNGSFVYPGAGHKPPGSGLGDRKYHTYYQWVCFLMFAQALCFYVPRWFWKAWEGGKVPAIVAALDIRSAVTQDSAEVRSQMVDFLVLNMNHNRCYLAKYLLCEVLSVVNIVAQVAFTDYVLGGGFLTYGWDLVRWHRGEGRDLVSPAVMAFPRIAMCTFLKYGQSGTIENREAICVLPLNIINEKVFAFLWFWYATLLFAGVLAASYRVLLLVNAPLRRRLLSWRYPDSQRISTVVSAMSAGDVFLLSLVGQNVDSLVFSQLVAELSRRLVKVPAVVLPSAPLPH, from the coding sequence ATGCTTCACTTCCTGGGCAACTTGCGGAAGCTCTTCAGGGCGCGCAAGGTGAACACCGACGGCAATGTCTTCCGCCTGCACACCGTCGTCACGGTGGCCATTCTGATGGCCTTCGGCACGATCCTCACCACCAGGGAGTACGTggggacgcccatggactgccACTGCCCGACGGTTCCCAAGAGCGTGGTCGACTCCTTTTGCTGGGTCGAGTCCACGTTCAGCTTTCGCCCCCTTTTCAATGCGTCGTACAACGGAAGCTTCGTCTATCCTGGCGCCGGCCACAAGCCTCCGGGAAGCGGACTCGGAGACCGCAAGTACCACACGTACTACCAGTGGGTCTGCTTCCTCATGTTCGCGCAGGCGCTGTGCTTCTACGTGCCCCGCTGGTTCTGGAAGGCCTGGGAAGGTGGCAAGGTGCCcgccatcgtcgccgcgctcGACATCCGCTCGGCCGTGACGCAGGACAGCGCCGAAGTTCGGTCGCAGATGGTCGACTTCCTGGTGCTCAACATGAACCACAACCGCTGCTATCTGGCCAAGTACCTGCTGTGCGAAGTGCTCAGCGTCGTCAACATCGTCGCCCAGGTGGCCTTCACCGACTACGTCCTGGGAGGTGGATTCCTGACCTACGGCTGGGATCTGGTCCGCTGGCATCGCGGCGAGGGCCGCGACTTGGTGAGTCCGGCGGTGATGGCCTTCCCCAGGATCGCCATGTGCACCTTCCTCAAGTACGGCCAGTCGGGAACGATCGAGAACCGAGAGGCCATCTGCGTCCTCCCGCTCAACATCATAAACGAGAAGGTCTTCGCGTTCCTCTGGTTCTGGTACGCGACCCTGCTGTTTGCTGGCGTGTTGGCCGCGTCCTATCGCGTGCTGCTCCTGGTGAACGCGCCGCTCAGGCGCCGCCTGCTCAGCTGGCGCTACCCGGACAGCCAGCGCATCTCGACCGTCGTGTCGGCCATGTCGGCCGGCGACGTCTTCCTCCTCAGCCTGGTGGGGCAGAACGTGGACTCGCTCGTCTTCAGCCAGCTGGTGGCGGAGCTGTCGCGCCGGTTGGTCAAGGTGCCCGCAGTCGTGCTGCCATCAGCCCCGCTGCCTCACTGA